ACAAATTGGGATTCTCAGATGAACATGAACAGAAAGATGTAAGTACTCTTCTCTCTTACATCGTTGTTTCTTCTGGGAACTGAATTCGTGATGGTCTTAAGCACTGGACTTCTGAAATGAATTAGAGTTTCAGTACGTAACAATTATTTGGGGCCCCAAATGAATCTGACCCTCTCCTTACAATGATCGATGTTTTCAATTCAAGAAAAAAATGTTAACGGGGATATGGCATTAATGCAGTGGCTTTTGCATGGGGTCCAAAGCAAATGAAAGTGACAACCATAACAGAATTTCTGGAGACTTTTCTGATGTTCCTCTTGATCAGTCAGCACTCTTTACCTATCAAACAGGTTTGGTACATTTGTCTTTCCATTTGATCTGCTTATCTTCACAGCAACAACGTTTTTAAATGTTTGCCTAACTTTTTACCAAGTGTTTCTTCTTATTTTTCTCACCTACCATTTGTAATATAGTGAACTCGATCTTATATGTAGTTGATAAGTTCTTGGGTTACCTTGTTTGATATACAGCAGTAACAGCAGGTTATTCCACTGGAGAATTCAGATATGATCATGGCATTTTTCAGCAGCCACTATTGTTTGACAAAAGTATTGATTCAGCTACCCATTTTGAAGAAGTATGTTGATCTGATTTCTTTCTGTTGGAAATTAGCTAAGATATAATTAAACAAGTAGCATTTTGTTCCACCAAATTTATGGTCACTTTAAATTGAGCGATACGCGTGAACGACTGTCAACCGTTGATGTGTGTGAATTTAACGTGTCTTTACGCGCTTGTAAAATGATTGAACTCATATCTTCCATAATCTTTACAATCTTTAAGAGGTTGAAGTCAAAGTATGCATGATGAGAAATGGTTGTTTTATCAGAAAAAAAACTAATCAGTACGTTTCTATTATATTTTGTGAGTACTAAATTATTCTTTGTTCAATGAGATTCAATACCCATTAGTAGTTGCTTGTTGTTGATGTATGTAAGTCTTATGTTATAGTAATTAAGTTGAATGTCCTTACTCGTTAAGAGCAACTTCTCTTTTAAACATGTGATGCGTCTAATTTAAAACATGTGATGTGATCAGCTAATCGGGCACATGCCTTCTTATCAACCTTGCTATTTTGTGAGATCAACATTTTTGGCACAACTATTTAAGATCTTTGTTCTGGGTAACCAATTAGCCAATTCTTGCTTCATATATATCCTAACTTTGTTCCGGTTAAATTCTCTCCTTGCAGGATCTTCAGGTCATACAAAATGGTAGGAAGCGTCAAATAATTGAGGTCAATGACATCTTTCCCAAAAATGACCTCGGTGGTTCAATTGGTGAGAGAACAACTTCAAATGAATGGAACAAAAACAAGAGAAGCAAGGTGACAAATTCTCAACAACAATGGCATAATCAATTCCAAGAAATATCTATGGAAACACAAGACAATAGGGTATGTTAATGAATAACCAAATATTAAAATTTAACCACAGAGTTTGTGATTATTAATAATTTTTGATAAGAAACAGAGTTTGTCATTCATATGCATGTATTGGTATAAAGCTTGTGGTGTTTTTTTGGCAGAAGTTGCAAGTTCCTGTGAGGAGAAGCCAAAAGCTTAGTGACAAAATCACTGCTCTTCAAAAATTGGTTTCCCCCTATGGCAAGGTCAGCAGTCTGCAGAACACTAAAAAGTTCATATCTTAATTCCCGGTAGATATAGGAATGAAAGTTTGTATTTTCTGAAAAGCCTAATAAGATTATGGTTAATTTTGAACTTGTTGCAGACTGACACTGCCTCAGTTCTTCAAGAGGCTTCGGTTTACATCGTGCTCCTTCAACAACAAATTCAGGTATGGTTAGACAGTAGCAAACCATTGATATAAACTTGTAGAATCAAGATCATGGCTTTGTATTAATGCTTCTTCGGTTTTCCTTTTCTCGATTTCCTTTAGCAGAATCTGCATCGGATCTTTAGTAGTTCATACATCAATGCAGTAGGACTTCATTCACAAGTAAGCAATCACTTAAGTTTGTGGACATGAGATTGATACTTTGTGTTCCAATTAATTTCTTACAATTTTGAGAATTGTGAACAGGAATCTGGGAGTAGTAGCCAAGTGCTTGACCTCAGAAGCAAAGGCCTTTGTTTGGTTCCCATTTCGATGACTCAGAAGGTGACTATGGAAGAGCGTTTTGATGAGGATCATCTTTCTACATCAAGAAATTTTGTCATAGCTAACCATTTCTAGACTAGCTATTCCTATAGGTTATTTTCAAGTGTTTTTTAATCCATTCCATTTGAAGGATAATGTTTGACGCAACTTAGAGGATCAAATTCAAAATCAAAAGGGAGAGGTCCTTGTGTCCGTACCCACTCTCTTACTTCAACTGTTCAACATAATAAAAATTAGTTTTTAGCATAATTCTTTCAGTGTTTCCAAATGATGAACAAATCAAAATCTTAAGGGTGGTGTTATTCACACAACCTATCTATGTTTCAATTTTGCGTCCTAAAAAGAGTGACGCAGGAAATGCTAAGAGGCAGGTGAAGGACTTGAGTTTGCCGCCGCCTCCTCGCTATTGAAACCCCTAGAGTTTCAGAATATTCAGCTCTGAATTTGGTGGAGCCAATTATAAATGTAGTACAAAATAAACTAGCTCAATACTCGCAAATTGAAAACTAGTATTTTTTTATAGATCGTTAATATTGATATAATTTTTTTTTCGATGGATCAAATAACAACAAGAATTTATATAAAATTGATGAATTCAAAATGGAAGTTCGGTTTCTGTTTTAAGAAAAATAAAAAGGTCGCAACGAGATAGAAAAAAAAAAAAAACAGAATATTAATCGAAGTTTTAGTTTCAGCCATTATTGAGCAAAAAAAAATTGTCCACCGTGGGAACGACGTCGTTTCACTCCGTTTGAAATTACAATAATTCTGCCCCCCTTTACGTAAATCACATGCCTTCCTCACCCGCCACCGCACACGTGGTACTCGTTGGTTGGACAAGCATTTATTCTCCGCTGCCGTGACGGTGATTTTAACAGCCAACGCAAACCCACTCCCTTTTTTTACAAGTCACCACTCTTCTTCCTCCCACCGTTTGCCTCTAATCCTCTCTCCCTCTTTCTGAAAACCCTAATTTTTCTGCAACAGTTTCCTCTTCAAACATGGTGAGTCCTTCCTCTCTTCTCTGCTCTCCCTAGGGTTTCATGCTACTGTTATTTTTTTCAATTTTTTTTTTCTACGATCACTCCGATTATAGAACCGGTCAAATTAGTTGAGATTTCGTGTTCTTGATTCAATTTCTGATTTCGATTATTGAATTTGATGCTTTTGAGTACTTGATCTTAGATTGATTTGATGATGAGTGTCTGTAGTTGATATAAAGCTCTGTACTTTGTTGTTGGAATCGTATTTGTGTGTTTTGATCACACATTTTGCGTGGTCTGTATGCATTATAGGTTTCGCAGTCGTAAACAGTTTGTGCAATTTCAGTCTGTTATGTGCTTAGCATCAGTCTATACAGGTTGAGATTGTGATGGTGGCTGTCTTTTTTGTTTACCTAGAATAGATTCTGTTATTAGTACTATATTGCTGTGGCTAAGAATTAGAGAAATCAAAACTTTTCCCTTTGGCTATTTTCAGATTTGCTACCCTGATGTGTCGGATATATTCGTCGGTTTCTCTTGAGTCTCAGTAAGGTGGCACTTTTGGCTAAATGTGATTGTTTCAGACAGTCGGAAATACAGTTGGAATCATGTAATATGTGTCAGGGACAGCCCTTTTGTTTGAAGAAAATTTTAAAACATACCCCGGTAGACTAGCAATGTATTAAAGAATAAAAAACTAGGCTTGTTGTTAATCGTCAAAGGTATTGCTCAACATAGTGATTTTTATTTAATATCAAGTTTTGTATTGTATTTAGAGTATCAGTGGGATAGTAACAATAAACCGGGTGCTTTTTATATTGTATATTTTTCGAATTGTTGTGGAAGTCAGGGAATGGATATGGACTGTTAGTGTGTTATGTGTGTGGATATATTGAGGCTTGGGAGATATTGATGCAACTTATTCTGCTGATCTTCTCCAGGCAAACGCAGCATCTGGGATGGCTGTGCATGATGACTGTAAGTTGAAGTTCTTAGACTTGAAGGCAAAACGAACGTACCGCTTCATTGTTTACAAGATTGAGGAGAAGCAAAAGCAGGTCGTGGTGGAAAAGGTTGGTGAACCAAGTGAGAGTTATGAGGATTTCTCTGCCTGCCTCCCTGCTGATGAATGCCGATATGCTGTGTATGACTTTGATTATGTGACAGAAGAGAACTGCCAGAAGAGCCGAATTATTTTTATTGCTTGGTAATAATTTCTGTTTATAGTTTCTGAGTCATAATACATTTCTCATATTGTATCATCACATTGTGTCTGATTGTTATTCATTTATTATATACCTATGAAGGTCCCCTGACATATCAAGGGTGAGAAGCAAGATGATTTACGCCAGTTCGAAGGACAGGTTCAAGAGAGAGTTGGATGGCATTCAGGTTGAGTTGCAAGCTACTGATCCTACCGAGATGGGGCTTGATGTGATTAGAAGCCGTGCTAACTAATTGATAAGCATTGGTATTGCAATTTGGAGGGTCGTCTATACTATCTGGTCTCTATGTTACATGTTTATAGCCTATGGACATGAATTTGTCTTTACTATTGTATTTGGTTGGTGACATGATTTGTAATCTGTGGATGATTGGTACCTCATTCGGTGTGAAATACAAACTGATGTCCAATTTCCCAATAGCATTTACAGTCTTTTTAGGCCTTAGGCTTTTGCCAACTCAAACGTTATATTTGCATGCGTGTGACTGACGAACGGGAACCATCCCCGTGACCATGTGTTGGTTGCTTCCGCAGTTTCTTCTCCTTCAGGTTGTCTGAAGCGATTTCAGAGAAAAGCATTTCTGATTTGTACTGAGTTGGTCTCGGACTTAACATGACGAGGCAACAATAGAATCAAATTTTAAGTCATTGAGTTCTTAGTTCCGGCTACCGTTACAGGTAGAATAGTCTGATTTTTGTGCGGCAGTTGTTTATTGCATTAATATGCTTATTCGTGCGTTTCCTATCTGAGACCAGGAAATGTAATCACTTGGTGCTGTGGAAGTGATGGCCCTTCATAGGAATCTGCATTTCCATGGTTAAGACCGAAGAGAAGTTAAGTTGATCCACTCTCACTCTAAAGTGGTGAGATTATCCTCTCTTAGATTTTGTTAAGAAGCCAGTTCTGACCATACATGCCACTAAATTCAATTACAGAAGAGAGATAGGAATTCCTAAATCAAATGTAAGAGAGATAGAAGCTTATTTGGAATCAAAATTTATGTTCAGAATTACTCTTCACCCCGAGATATTATGATTTTCTAAAGCTCAACTAGCAAGGACTCATTAGTCCAACATATAATCCAATGATTCATCTGAAAAAGAAATAAGACTCCTCATGGTAGTTGTCCAGAAAAGTATAAAGAAAGTTTCTCTCTCAGAAGAGAGCCAGTTTTATCAGCAGATTCACAACTCTGGTGGTGGTAACCCGAATCATGGTGGTGCGATAAAGGCATGTCATCCTGCACCTGATCCTCCATATCAATGATTATGTTATGCAGTATGCAGCAAGCGAGAATAATCCTCGGCAGCTTATTCTTATCAGGCAACCACAATGCTCCTTGAATTAGTTTCCACCTCTCTTTCAACCTCACAAATGCTCTCCTTGCCACCATTTGGGTTGCAGAAAGTCTCTTGTTAAACTCTGCCTTATCATCTGAGAGTTTTGTTCCCTGGTAAGGAGTCATTAGCCATTCCAAAAGTGGAAAACCAGAATCTCCTACTATGTACTCTCTTACTTCTGTTCCTTCAGACAGCACCATTTCCTTCCCATTTAAATAAGTTCCTTCTTCACACAGTTTGAAGAAACCTGAGCTTTGGAGGACAATGTCATCACTCAGACTTCCTGGCCATCCAGTAACTATGTTACGGAATCTCATATCAGGGTCTACAACTGCCTGCAATGTCATGCTGCAGTTTTTCTCATCATCGAGCCAGACATCTGATGAGTCGTCAGTTGCAGGCACAGTCATCGTGATGTGAGTGATGTCGATTGCACCACAGCAATTTGGAAGGCCACGAATTCTTTCAAACTTGGACTTTATCTCTTCCATTTCACCTTGCTCTTTAGGCCAACAAAGATGGTGGAGCCCTCTCTCTTCCATTGCTTCCACAAACCGCCAGGTTACCTGAGAAACAGTTGTTTGGCTCATCCCAAAGGAGTCACCAACGTTCGTTAGCGATTCACCAGAGCTAAGCCTCCTAAGAGCAACAGCAACTTGGTCTTGTAGAGACAAACGCTTTCCATTTTTGGTACTGAAGTTCCTAGTCGCCATACGCTCCTTTACAAGTGAACAAATGTGATTGAATGTCCTTCTCGAAATTTTGAAGAGAGATTCAAATTTCATTTTGTGTTCTGATTCAGATAGAGGCCCTGGAAAATGAATACATTTGTCAAGTTGTGTTTCAGGGTCCTTTTATATCTGGTAATCAACATTCATAGTAGAACCAACATACTAGCTTCTGATGTAGTAAAAACCAAAATAAACTGGTTCAAGTACTTGCCATAGAAGATCAAATATCTATGATGTCCTTAAAGTAAAAACATATATAACAAAAACTGTTCCATACTACGTGCAAACATTTAGTTCATCAGCCAACAAAGTCATTTGTCATAGCCAGATTTTTGAAAAATTTGATTGCTACACTACTCAAAAGCCAGAGAAGTGCAATAAGTTTACGTTTTCACTACATCATCCTCTGCAAAAGATTTCCACAATTATACAGAGCTAATAGCAAGATGAGACTTAGATGTATGTTTATTTCTTTTATTTCTGATAAGAGATCACAGCCCAATCGCATTCCACGTAGAATTGCTTTCGGTAATTGATAGAAGAGCAAAGCCCCAATAAAATTATACAGCCAGGGCAAGAGGCCAGAACAAAAGTTAATTAACATTAATTAAAGCAAACAAATAATTGAGAACAAAGCCATCTAGCCTTCTTCATTATGTAGAAAGAAAGTTACTACTGGCCTAGACTTGCCATTTTGGGACTTGAAAGCATCTGAAAGTGTTTAGTTGTCTATGTCTTAAACCTAATAAGTGGAAAAAAGCAAACCAAGACACAGTCCATAAGTGCTAGAAATCATTCAGATAAAACAGGAGATGCTAAACAGCAGGGCTCTTGCAGTCCTTAGTTCAACAGCAGGCATGCAATGGCAGAAAGAAGAATTTCAAGGATAGGAGATCGTAAAAGCAACAGACAAGTGTGATTAGAATCAACATCATCCTTCAACTAACAAATGAAGGTTCTAAACTTAAAAACTGACAGTATAAAGAAAAATACTAGTGCCTGATTGTTCATTGTCTGCAGTTGTTCCCTGCTCTGTCATCATGCTACAAGTGTTTTTCAAATCAGTCTATTCACTTTGCTTCACATTTCTGAAGTAACGATGGACAATTTAAATGATCAATATACTAGATATATGGTAATGAAATAGTCTCTCAAAACTCAGAATTTATCTGTAGACCTGACTCTTCCAATTATTAGTCCCTGATTTTAACATTAATCTAATCAAGTTGAACTAAAAATCACATTGTAAAAACCACAAAAAGCACCCAGAGACCAGCTATGATCAAGCAATTTATCGAGACAATATGCAAGAAAGAAGGGAAGAAGAATGCATAAACTATGAAGTGAACGTGTACCACAATTTTATATCAAGAACACCTTCATCATTTGAGTTAGGAACCTGTTAATTAACTAATAACTGGAAGCAGCTTATTTGGTTTCTTTCATTAACACTGTAACAAGAAAGATCAATATTATAAATCACCCAATGAAGAAAAAGAGATTCATTTTTCAGAATTATTAATCAGTAGCAAGTTAACAAAGCTCAGTAGTAACATGTATATACATATGAAAATCAATTTGACACTCAAAAACAGATTTTGCCCGTGTTATTACATTTCACCTGACAAAACGGAAAAAACCAAAAGCACTGCCTCATATGATCTACATTAGGCAATGTCTAAGCAATATCACATGGTTCAGGAAACAAAAGCTAGATAACTTACTCAACATGAAGCTTGTTAAAACATATTCCAGCAATCCATTTTTCACAATGAGCTCTTAAAAACAAACATCAGCCATCAAATTTCAATTCTTGAAAACTGCATTAGACCCAAGTCTTAACATTCATCCAACAGTACAACACACCCTCATACATAAACATCTAAATAGACATCTCTTCTCTGAGCCACAACCAATGCATATAACCAAGTTTCAAAACACAACCCAATAACACAAATTAAGCCATAACAGGGAAGTAAAACACAGATATAAACACAAAGCAGATGATAAGTATTTCTTTACCAGTAATTATCTGTTGAAACTCTTCCCACCAATCAAGTGGCTCAGGCTGAGGGCTCAGGGTAGCAGCAGCAAGCACATTCTGGTCAAGCCTCTTCGGTTCAGTGTTCTTCCTCCTCTTCACTCCTCTAATGGGCCCCATTCCAAACCTCAAATGGAAGCAAACTACGCCAAGTCAAGCCTCAGCTACAAAGACCCACCTAGAAAGCAAAGATTCCCAACACAATTCACTGAGAACCCATTAATCACAAACCCCAAATCTGCAGAAAGGAAAAGACAGATGCTGATGAACATGCACAGAGTTTTATATGTGGAACAAGATGGTCTGGCTTAAAAGGGATTAAAGGGATGCAAGTTTGTAACTTTGTTGTAAACATTTGTCATATATATACATCTATATATGTGTGTATATGCGATAGGTGGTGATTTGGGTTGGATTTCAAAGCATGCAGTGAGAACCAAGTTGAAGAAAAATACGTGAAGAAGTCTTGGAGAAAACCAGAGGAGTTGCAATGTAGCAAAGCCCGATATATATGATGATGAATATATATATGGATTCTGGACATGGGGTACTTCTTACTGCCTCCCTCCCTCCCTCTTTCTTCTATTTACTGTCCTTTTCTTTTGACCAACCCCAAAAATGGGTTAAAAAGTCTCTTGTTTTGGGATATTGTTGGATTTTATATTGTCCAGAAATGCAAGATTTATTTCACTATCGATGAACGGCTACGGATTAGCCATTTAATAACTTGAATTGTTTTAGAGACTGTAATAGTTGAATATAGTATTAGTTATCTCATTATATAGTTATCAGCTTAACGTGTCGAGTCGCGTGTTAAGTCGCATGATGAATCACATGATGAGAGATAAATAAATAAACTTTATCCGTGATTTATCAAGTTAGTGTAAAGTGTATTGAGTGTTAGAAATCATTATCTGTGATTTATCAAGTAAGTATAAATTGTATTGAGTGTTAGAAAACATCTATTGTTAGAAGTTTGTCTATGAATGTTGCCTTTAGCTTATTGAGAACTTGATTTTAGAACAATTTGGATTAGTATGATACTCATATTAGTCATATATGTTATCCCACTACGTTTGATCTAGTTTGAGTTAGGAAACTTGGAAATTCAAGTTTTAAGAAAATTGACAATTCTTCTATTGCGCATTTATGGAAGCAAAGAGCTCAAAATAATTGGCCCTTTTTTTGGTCAACAAAGAGCTCAAAATAACTTGTATTTTTGTATTTGCGTCGTAGAATCAAACTTCATTTGGGTACAACTTTCCCTTCAAGGCTGTACGAGACAAGACTCACAAGAGTAGAGAGCTACGTAGAGTTGTGTATTCATGGCCCCACTAGGCTTCTACCAATACTAGCCACTTAGTTAAGCCTTATTAAGTGGGCTGATATTCACTTAGGCTCACAGTAAATGAAATTAACCCTTGATTTGCAATTGTATTTTTTACCAATTACACCCAGTAAATTTAGTTTCACGTTCCCAATTCCTCGATAGACCACGCTCTTGCACATTGAAAGATGTTCGGAAACATCGACTTGTCACATCAGTTACTATAATCACGATGTTAATTGCTCAAA
Above is a window of Fragaria vesca subsp. vesca linkage group LG7, FraVesHawaii_1.0, whole genome shotgun sequence DNA encoding:
- the LOC101301142 gene encoding uncharacterized protein LOC101301142: MRNALLPSHLYNFGHTDFQMTNWDSQMNMNRKIGFCMGSKANESDNHNRISGDFSDVPLDQSALFTYQTAVTAGYSTGEFRYDHGIFQQPLLFDKSIDSATHFEEDLQVIQNGRKRQIIEVNDIFPKNDLGGSIGERTTSNEWNKNKRSKVTNSQQQWHNQFQEISMETQDNRKLQVPVRRSQKLSDKITALQKLVSPYGKTDTASVLQEASVYIVLLQQQIQNLHRIFSSSYINAVGLHSQESGSSSQVLDLRSKGLCLVPISMTQKVTMEERFDEDHLSTSRNFVIANHF
- the LOC101301431 gene encoding actin-depolymerizing factor 2-like, which translates into the protein MAVHDDCKLKFLDLKAKRTYRFIVYKIEEKQKQVVVEKVGEPSESYEDFSACLPADECRYAVYDFDYVTEENCQKSRIIFIAWSPDISRVRSKMIYASSKDRFKRELDGIQVELQATDPTEMGLDVIRSRAN
- the LOC101304434 gene encoding putative nuclease HARBI1-like gives rise to the protein MGPIRGVKRRKNTEPKRLDQNVLAAATLSPQPEPLDWWEEFQQIITGPLSESEHKMKFESLFKISRRTFNHICSLVKERMATRNFSTKNGKRLSLQDQVAVALRRLSSGESLTNVGDSFGMSQTTVSQVTWRFVEAMEERGLHHLCWPKEQGEMEEIKSKFERIRGLPNCCGAIDITHITMTVPATDDSSDVWLDDEKNCSMTLQAVVDPDMRFRNIVTGWPGSLSDDIVLQSSGFFKLCEEGTYLNGKEMVLSEGTEVREYIVGDSGFPLLEWLMTPYQGTKLSDDKAEFNKRLSATQMVARRAFVRLKERWKLIQGALWLPDKNKLPRIILACCILHNIIIDMEDQVQDDMPLSHHHDSGYHHQSCESADKTGSLLREKLSLYFSGQLP